Proteins encoded within one genomic window of Setaria italica strain Yugu1 chromosome IV, Setaria_italica_v2.0, whole genome shotgun sequence:
- the LOC101773359 gene encoding protein ACTIVITY OF BC1 COMPLEX KINASE 1, chloroplastic, translating into MELCTACIWTSAQRSHTLTPNRRASYHGFARSISLVPQRRRRSTLYVTNAASTSAPVSSQNITQLPRTKSISSDKPSSALEQLDIERGVCIPFRKYTPEMVRKKVMDSRGSILSLASRGVEIIWKLGFYWSSLVYDFLVGRDEEIVPYRARQLRNLLCDLGPSFIKAGQVLANRPDIIREDYMNELCILQDDVPPVPNQVAFAIIEEELGQPLERLFSKISSGTIAAASLGQVYRATLRETGEDVAIKVQRPGIEPIIYRDLFLFRTLASFLNGISLQKLGCNAELIVDEFGEKLLEELDYTLEATNIEDFLENFKDDPTVKIPRVYKQLSGSRVLVMEWIDGIRCTDPQAIKEAGIDVEGFLTVGVSAALRQLLEFGLFHGDPHPGNIFAMRDGRIAYVDFGNVAVLSQQNKQILIDAVVHAVNEDYAEMANDFTRLGFLASGTDVAPIIPALEAIWQNSAGKGLADFNFRSVTGKFNQLVYNYPIRIPERFSLVIRSLLTQEGICFTLKPDFKFLEVAYPYVAKRLLTDPNPALRERLIQVLFKDGAFQWKRLENLIVLAKENVSKMSSNPALKKNSSQAMRSRQLESKLDLSETIKDGARMFLIDAGIRRQLILAFTEDSKLHVEELVDVYRLVEDQIDMPSLAREVLQDLPSVARDFMLSWSDSILSDRQY; encoded by the exons ATGGAGCTCTGCACAGCATGTATCTGGACTTCAGCACAGCGGTCTCATACATTAACTCCTAACAGACGAGCATCATACCATGGATTTGCGAGGTCAATCTCCTTGGTGCCCCAAAGGAGAAGGCGATCAACCCTCTATGTCACGAATGCTGCGTCAACTAGTGCTCCAGTCTCATCTCAAAACATAACCCAACTTCCACGCACCAAAAGTATATCCAGCGACAAACCCAGCAGTGCACTGGAGCAACTTGATATCGAACGTGGCGTTTGTATCCCATTCCGGAAGTACACTCCAGAAATG GTCAGGAAAAAAGTCATGGATTCAAGAGGCTCCATACTATCCCTAGCTAGTCGGGGAGTGGAGATAATTTGGAAACTTGGATTTTACTGGTCATCTCTAGTGTATGACTTCTTGGTTGGACGGGACGAAGAAATTGTTCCATATCGCGCCCGCCAACTTCGCAATCTTTTATGTGATCTGGGGCCATCTTTCATAAAAGCAGGACAG GTTCTAGCCAACAGGCCTGATATTATTCGAGAGGATTATATGAATGAACTCTGCATCTTGCAAGATGATGTTCCTCCAGTCCCTAACCAG GTAGCTTTTGCCATAATTGAGGAGGAACTTGGACAGCCTCTAGAGAGATTGTTCAGCAAAATTTCATCAGGGACAATAGCAGCTGCTAGTTTGGGCCAAGTTTACCGTGCTACACTTAGAGAAACTGGCGAGGATGTTGCTATCAAG GTTCAGAGACCAGGGATTGAACCAATAATATACCGAGATCTTTTCCTCTTCCGCACTTTGGCTTCATTTTTGAATGGGATTAGTCTTCAGAAATTAGGGTGCAATGCAGAGCTTATTGTTGATGAATTTGGTGAAAAACTTTTGGAAGAACTTGATTACACACTC GAAGCTACAAATATCGAGGATTTCCTAGAAAATTTTAAGGATGATCCAACTGTCAAGATACCTCGAGTGTATAAGCAGCTTTCAGGTTCTCGTGTTCTGGTGATGGAGTGGATAGATGGAATTAGATGTACGGATCCACAG GCTATAAAAGAAGCTGGAATTGATGTGGAAGGCTTTCTCACAGTCGGAGTGAGTGCTGCCTTGCGCCAGTTGCTTGAATTTGGTCTTTTCCATGGAGATCCACATCCTGGAAATATTTTTGCAATGCGCGATGGTCGTATTGCTTACGTCGACTTTGGCAATGTGGCCGTCCTTAGCCAG CAAAATAAACAAATCCTAATAGATGCTGTTGTTCATGCTGTTAATGAAGACTATGCTGAAATGGCAAATGACTTCACTAGGCTGGGTTTTCTTGCTAGTGGAACAGATGTAGCCCCAATTATTCCAGCTCTGGAAGCCATTTGGCAAAACTCAGCTGGAAAAGGCTTGGCGGACTTCAATTTCCGGAGTGTGACTG GGAAGTTCAATCAGCTTGTGTACAACTACCCAATTCGCATTCCAGAAAGGTTTTCTTTGGTTATCCGTTCGTTGTTGACACAAGAAGGAATTTGCTTTACCCTAAAGCCTGATTTTAAGTTTCTTGAG GTTGCATATCCATATGTTGCAAAGCGTCTGTTGACAGATCCAAACCCTGCTCTGAGGGAACGCCTGATTCAG GTATTATTCAAAGATGGGGCATTCCAGTGGAAACGACTAGAAAACCTTATAGTTCTTGCCAAGGAGAATGTGTCCAAGATGAGCAGCAATCCTGCACTGAAAAAGAATAGTTC GCAAGCTATGAGAAGTCGTCAACTGGAGAGCAAACTTGATCTCAGTGAAACAATTAAAGACGGAGCACGGATGTTCCTTATCGATGCTGGGATCAGGAGACAACTCATACTAGCTTTCACCGAAGACTCCAAGTTGCATGTAGAAGAG CTTGTTGATGTGTACAGACTGGTCGAAGATCAAATAGATATGCCTTCACTAGCCCGTGAGGTTCTCCAAG